A DNA window from Pogona vitticeps strain Pit_001003342236 chromosome 2, PviZW2.1, whole genome shotgun sequence contains the following coding sequences:
- the LOC140704072 gene encoding uncharacterized protein LOC140704072, translated as MAAETSVQEPTIFEQVTVSLTEEKEFIWDPYLFALSGSNLQQYCTMLSCLDQQNPKPEVFWKTSQGMSVPLSLVQVVEEFEVLPYSYRDGHKRTMQAKSHEPPLPGSSRNLVHLRYNFMPNFTRGVLRRKPSSCSAASKLQQEVETKSPEFASPEENLSLSPELLKADQDREGQTGALNATVLQQEDSRQPPATYFIVTEQSKEIAPEGFEQSTSREEGRSDLLPGDNSGRRNCGSDHHLGEAFLHTGDRSHPSDDIGKCFNEPLSLSVRKGVVSQACPACGKIFNLNRNPFTHPLTPSDQKSFKCPQCGHSLHGSTAGPARHQRIPANEQDRQLSCRQNQKASKIEMPFKCPACGRGFKYKSSLTRHQKLHHKENASPVSERFSQGPKPFMPEKTYADQKSFQRHKVRTVWINGSAKKVSNRCDPPTSALSSPCREISTQPPKFQKDLTSTKKPFGCSECRKSFTVKASLVRHQLLHQGARPFKCPYCDKGYIQKSHLDRHSQKKHRSGLVQRESL; from the exons ATGGCTGCTGAAACTTCTGTCCAG GAGCCAACAATCTTTGAACAGGTAACTGTGTCTTTGACGGAGGAAAAAGAATTCATTTGGGATCCCTACCTCTTTGCCCTCAGCGGCAGCAATCTCCAGCAGTACTGCACCATGCTGTCCTGCTTGG ATCAGCAGAATCCTAAGCCTGAAGTGTTTTGGAAGACATCCCAGGGCATGTCTGTGCCCCTCTCTCTGGTCCAGGTTGTGGAGGAATTCGAAGTTTTGCCGTACTCCTATCGAG ATGGACACAAGAGGACAATGCAAGCAAAATCGCATGAGCCCCCGCTGCCAGGAAGCAGTAGGAACCTGGTGCATCTGCGGTATAATTTCATGCCAAATTTTACAAGAGGTGTCCTCAGGAGAAAACCCTCCAGCTGTTCAGCGGCTTCCAAGCTCCAACAAGAAGTTGAGACAAAGAGCCCGGAGTTTGCTTCCCCTGAGGAAAATCTCAGTCTATCTCCTGAGCTCCTCAAGGCTGATCAAGACAGGGAGGGGCAAACGGGAGCGTTAAATGCCACAGTTCTGCAACAGGAAGATTCGCGTCAGCCACCTGCTACATACTTCATtgtcacagaacaaagcaaagaGATTGCTCCCGAGGGATTTGAGCAAAGCACCAGCCGGGAAGAAGGGAGATCAGATCTGCTCCCAGGAGATAACTCAGGAAGGAGAAATTGTGGCTCTGACCACCATCTTGGGGAAGCATTTCTCCATACAGGGGACAGAAGCCACCCCAGCGATGATATTGGGAAATGCTTCAATGAGCCGCTGTCTCTTTCAGTTCGTAAGGGAGTGGTATCCCAGGCCTGTCCTGCCTGTGGAAAAATCTTTAATCTTAACCGAAACCCCTTTACCCATCCACTGACTCCCTCTGATCAGAAGTCCTTCAAATGCCCTCAGTGTGGTCACTCTCTCCATGGCAGTACTGCAGGTCCGGCGAGACACCAGAGAATCCCAGCCAATGAACAGGACAGGCAACTTAGCTGTAGACAAAATCAGAAAGCCAGCAAGATAGAGATGCCCTTTAAATGCCCCGCCTGTGGGAGAGGCTTCAAGTACAAATCCAGCCTCACCAGGCATCAGAAACTCCACCATAAAGAAAATGCATCTCCCGTTTCAGAGCGCTTCAGCCAGGGACCAAAGCCCTTCATGCCTGAGAAGACCTACGCAGATCAAAAGTCATTTCAGCGCCATAAAGTCAGAACAGTCTGGATCAATGGGAGTGCCAAGAAAGTGAGCAACCGATGTGACCCACCCACCTCTGCTCTGAGCAGCCCTTGCAGGGAAATCTCCACCCAGCCTCCCAAGTTTCAAAAGGATCTGACATCTACCAAGAAGCCCTTCGGCTGCTCAGAGTGCAGGAAAAGTTTCACTGTAAAGGCCTCTCTGGTCAGGCACCAGCTTTTGCATCAGGGGGCGCGGCCCTTCAAGTGTCCCTATTGCGACAAAGGCTACATACAGAAAAGTCACTTGGACAGGCATAGCCAGAAGAAACACAGGAGCGGTTTAGTACAGAGGGAGTCCCTTTGA